A region of Heteronotia binoei isolate CCM8104 ecotype False Entrance Well chromosome 2, APGP_CSIRO_Hbin_v1, whole genome shotgun sequence DNA encodes the following proteins:
- the SLC2A10 gene encoding solute carrier family 2, facilitated glucose transporter member 10 yields the protein MGHALMVLLLSSTVSLLGGLMFGYEFGIISGALLQLQLDFHLGCFEQEVLVSSLLIGALLASLAGGIFIDRQGRRRAILVSNVILLCGSLLLTLAKSFICLVCGRMTVGFAISLSSMACCIYVSEMVAAHQRGVLVSLYEAGITLGILLSYALNYIFSDTTEGWRYMFGLAVGPAAVQFFCTWFLPKNSIKLNVCGSETRKSLIQLQKNEEGEDIMLQCPKEKHYSLVDLLRSRDNMRSRTLVGLGLVLFQQFTGQPNILGYASKIFRSIGFQSDSSAVLASVGLGVVKVAATLIAMVFADKAGRRVLLMAGCTVMACSVTAIGLTSCSIPFDMAKDCEMPVGSNSTLFGSDPFPMKSVSPLPNMSYFPWTSGTGRIQADPSFAITRPGGFIKTVDSNKQRDKMANASSHTEKAGLLDPSIEGKVRRSGSSDTESLSKKQVILNWITLLSLMAFVSAFSIGFGPMTWLVLSEIYPAGIRGRAFAFCNSFNWAANLLISLTFLNLVEAIGLSWMFLLYGLVGAVAVIFIYLFVPETKGQSLEEIDQQFSKKRLLQVNAFCPKIWNRREIHALAHYQRVDHSSTS from the exons ATGG GGCATGCCTTGATGGTCCTCCTGTTGTCTTCAACCGTCTCTCTCCTTGGAGGGCTGATGTTTGGGTATGAATTTGGAATTATCTCCGGGGCTTTGTTGCAGCTGCAGCTGGACTTCCATCTTGGCTGTTTTGAACAAGAAGTCCTAGTGAGTTCCTTGCTCATTGGAGCTCTCCTGGCTTCTTTAGCGGGCGGGATCTTCATTGACCGACAAGGAAGACGGAGAGCAATACTAGTCAGCAATGTGATTTTGCTTTGTGGAAGCCTACTCCTAACACTAGCCAAGTCCTTTATTTGCCTGGTATGTGGGCGCATGACTGTAGGATTTGCAATTTCTTTGTCATCCATGGCATGTTGCATCTACGTCTCTGAAATGGTGGCTGCGCATCAACGAGGGGTGCTGGTTTCCCTTTATGAAGCCGGCATCACATTGGGCATCTTACTTTCGTATGCTCTGAATTACATCTTCTCGGATACGACAGAGGGCTGGCGATACATGTTTGGATTGGCTGTGGGTCCAGCTGCTGTTCAGTTTTTCTGTACCTGGTTCCTCCCAAAGAACTCCATTAAGTTGAATGTATGTGGCAGCGAGACTCGTAAAAGCCTCATTCAGCTACAGAAGAATGAAGAGGGTGAAGACATAATGCTGCAGTGCCCAAAGGAGAAGCATTACTCTCTTGTGGACCTTCTGAGGTCAAGGGACAACATGAGAAGCAGAACTCTGGTGGGCCTCGGACTAGTGCTCTTTCAGCAGTTCACAGGGCAGCCCAATATTCTTGGTTATGCATCCAAAATCTTCCGCTCCATAGGTTTTCAAAGTGACTCCTCTGCGGTCCTGGCTTCTGTTGGCTTAGGAGTGGTGAAGGTGGCAGCTACTTTAATTGCAATGGTTTTTGCGGATAAGGCTGGCCGGAGGGTGCTGTTGATGGCTGGGTGCACAGTGATGGCTTGTTCAGTCACAGCCATTGGCTTGACCAGTTGTTCCATTCCATTCGACATGGCCAAAGACTGTGAAATGCCAGTAGGGTCCAACAGTACTTTGTTTGGTTCAGATCCCTTCCCTATGAAGTCAGTATCTCCCCTGCCAAATATGTCATACTTCCCATGGACATCAGGCACTGGCAGAATTCAAGCAGATCCATCTTTTGCTATCACGAGGCCAGGAGGATTTATCAAAACAGTTGACAGCAATAAACAGAGAGACAAAATGGCAAATGCTTCCTCACACACTGAAAAAGCAGGCCTGCTAGATCCATCCATTGAAGGAAAGGTGCGACGCTCTGGCTCATCTGACACTGAGTCCCTTTCTAAGAAACAGGTGATTCTCAACTGGATTACGCTGCTAAGCTTGATGGCTTTTGTGAGCGCATTCTCTATTGGATTTGGGCCAA TGACATGGCTTGTCCTCAGTGAGATCTATCCTGCAGGAATACGAGGAAGAGCCTTTGCCTTCTGCAACAGTTTCAACTGGGCTGCTAATCTGCTGATCAGTCTCACATTCCTTAACCTCGTTG AGGCCATTGGCTTATCGTGGATGTTCCTTCTCTATGGACTAGTGGGAGCAGTGGctgttatatttatttatctttttgtACCTGAAACCAAAGGCCAGTCTTTAGAAGAAATAGACCAGCAGTTCTCAAAGAAACG